A window of Rhododendron vialii isolate Sample 1 chromosome 11a, ASM3025357v1 contains these coding sequences:
- the LOC131307155 gene encoding serine carboxypeptidase-like 1 codes for MNTEWGFDELLSLDTLNDASNGYLVDDCCVFGAEVFVLKCNGQGECRSMMKDPMNNIYTWKVNKLSPAGNIVFSDQFVVGENAWQKRHFEAEQYVSVGVWKDVHLFYYFIESEGNPREDPLLLWLTGPGCSAFSGLVYEIGPLRFDTEHFDGKFPNFKLNLFSWTKVASIIFLDAPVGTEFSYADNAESYVVDDLLSTTNNCNFLLKWLMNHPIFLSNELYIAGDSYSGIIAPIIVQKIYDGNSEVGVQPLLKLQGYIIGNPVTSQHYDKNARIEFAHRLALLSDKLYECLANLYMGQILEPNCAYASRNSSKLKWDRRFIEAEPTDFLLLPVLPKFWCRTYNYIPSYIWANDERVRQALHIRKETKEKWARCNESMAYTEVVFNSLDYHRNLSHTTLRALIYSGDHDMAVPYLGTHKWIEALNLTVDEEWRPWFVDGQNGGYTMSCVRKGYHLTFATIKARKKKFKLTSASISKGEHKCI; via the exons ATGAACACTGAATGGGGTTTCGACGAATTACTTTCCCTGGACACTTTGAATGATGCTTCTAATGGGTATTTGGTTGATGATTGTTGTGTATTTGGCGCTGAGGTTTTCGTCCTAAAATGTAATGGCCAAGGTGAATGTCGCTCAATGATGAAGGATCCGATGAACAACATTTACACATGGAAGGTTAACAAACTTTCCCCTGCAGGAAACATCGTGTTTTCTGATCAATTTGTTGTCGGAGAGAACGCATG GCAGAAACGTCACTTCGAGGCAGAACA ATATGTAAGTGTGGGGGTGTGGAAAGACGTGCACCTATTTTACTACTTCATAGAGTCCGAGGGAAATCCAAGAGAAGACCCTCTCCTTCTTTGGCTTACTGGACCTGGTTGCTCTGCTTTTTCTGGACTTGTTTATGAAATAG GACCCTTACGCTTCGACACAGAACATTTTGATGGGAAGTTTCCAAATTTTAAGCTGAATCTGTTTTCATGGACAAA GGTCGCCAGCATTATATTTTTAGACGCACCAGTCGGCACTGAATTCTCCTATGCTGATAATGCGGAGAGTTACGTTGTTGATGACCTATTATCTACAACAAACAATTGCAATTTTCTTCTGAAG TGGCTGATGAATCACCCAATATTTTTGTCGAATGAGCTGTATATTGCCGGTGATTCGTATTCTGGCATAATCGCTCCAATCATTGTTCAGAAAATATATGACG GAAATTCTGAGGTTGGAGTGCAGCCTCTACTTAAGCTCCAA GGATACATTATTGGGAATCCAGTAACAAGTCAGCACTACGATAAGAATGCAAGAATTGAATTTGCACATCGACTCGCACTTTTATCGGATAAACTCTACGAG TGCCTCGCCAACCTCTACATGGGACAAATTCTGGAACCTAACTGTGCTTATGCTTCAAGAAATTCAAGTAAATTGAAGTGGGATAGAAGATTTATTGAAGCGGAACCAACAGATTTCCTACTTCTACCAGTACTTCCTAAATTCTGGTGCCGa ACATACAATTATATTCCATCTTATATTTGGGCAAATGATGAAAGGGTCAGACAAGCTCTTCACATCCGAAAG gaaacaaaggaaaaatGGGCGAGGTGCAATGAGTCCATGGCCTATACAGAAGTTGTCTTCAATAGCCTCGATTACCACCGAAACCTCAGCCATACAACTCTTCGAGCTCTTATTTACAG CGGGGATCACGACATGGCAGTTCCATATTTGGGAACCCACAAATGGATAGAGGCCTTGAATTTAACTGTTGACGAGGAATGGAGACCATGGTTTGTTGATGGCCAAAATGGAG GGTACACAATGAGTTGTGTAAGGAAAGGATACCACCTGACGTTTGCAACTATCaaggcaagaaaaaaaaaatttaaattgacATCTGCATCTATTTCGAAAGGAGAACATAAATGCATTTGA
- the LOC131307156 gene encoding uncharacterized protein LOC131307156: MTQFRYLPHNQQGFDPSFFGPPPSINHSPRHKQTDEMIKALMQSQISFIEQNKQTIVNAACIHYVGYSSGPSNLNPSLEEAKAITTLRSGKVIDKDLPPKQKLVLTPAPVATPAIVSDLGSVPEDEKEAESPEVVVPAHAAPTTPMPSLALYPNHLVARPKANRTKSQDKVLLTEQVSSILRADILIKSKDLGCPTFPIAIASQEFDKALLDLGTTVNLLPYSVYLKLGLGDLRATPVTLQLADRSVRIPNGLVEDVLIQVGEFFFPVDFIVLDICPIPEVFEKTSSSLAVLS, encoded by the exons atgacccaattCCGCTACCTACCTCATAATCAGCAGGGGTTCGATCCTTCATTTTTTGGACCACCCCCAAGCATTAACCATTCCCCGCGGCataagcagactgatgagatgataaaggctctcatgcagtctcaaatAAGCTTCATTGAGCAAAACAAACAGACAATTG TCAATGCTGCATGTATTCATTATGTGGGCTATTCTTCTGGCCCGAGCAATTTGAATCCAAGTCTGGAAGAGGCTaaggcgatcaccactctcagaagtgggaaagTGATCGACAAGGACTTACCTCCCAAGCAAAAATTGGTGCTAACCCCAGCGCCGGTAGCTACACCAGCAATCGTCTcagacttgggaagtgttccCGAGGACGAGAAAGAGGCGgagtctcctgaagtggtggtgcctgctCATGCAGCCCCCACGACTCCAATGCCATCCCTTGCTCTATATCCAAATCACTTGGTGGCGAGACCTAAAgccaat AGGACTAAAAGTCAAGACAAAGTGCTCCTGACGGAGCaggtgagctccattctccggGCTGATATCCTAATTAAGAGTAAAGACCTTGGTTGTCCCACCTTCCCTATTGCTATCGCAAGCCAGGAGTTCGATAAGGCATTGCTGGATTTAGGAACAACTGTCAACTTACTCCCATATTCGGTGTACTTGAAGCTTGGCTTAGGCGATCTGagagccacaccggtcacgctacagttggctgaccggagtgtAAGAATTCCAAACGGGTTAGTGGAGGATGTTCTGATTCAGGTGGGCGAGTTCttttttccagtcgacttcattgtcctggaCATATGCCCGATACCGGAGGTCTTTGAGAAGACTTCatcatccttggccgtcctttCCTAG
- the LOC131308642 gene encoding serine carboxypeptidase-like 13 → MATERKADHYNSLLSLKNLPIRSHFNTNSPLLSARNVLQLLLVLVLCTGTFAAFSKSIVKTLPGYAGDLPFKLETGYVSVGEWNDVHLFYYFIESEGNPREDPLILWLTGGPGCSSFSGLIFEIGPLHFEKKYFDGQFPNLALNPFSWTKVASIIFLDAPIGSGFSYADNAESYVVDDLLYATDTYNFLLKWLMDHPTFLSNELYISGDSYSGLIVPIIVQKIYDGNSKVGVQRQLKLQGYILGNPVTSQHDDKNARIEYAHRHALLSDKLYESIKHNCHGEYVTIDPDNAPCIKDLTMVTECLANLFYAQILEPNCNYGSNNSSKLKWDRGFIDEEPTDFLLLPAFPQFWCRYYNYYVLSDIWANDERVRQALRVRKGTKGKWKMCNESMAYTEVVFSSLDYHRNLSHTPLRALVYSGDHDMLVPYLGTHKWIESLGLTVSEEWRPWFVDGQNAGYTMRYVMETIGYRLRFATVKGAGHTAPDYKPKEALAMIERWLAFYDL, encoded by the exons ATGGCAACGGAAAGAAAAGCTGATCATTACAACAGCCTACTCTCTCTCAAGAACCTGCCGATCCGCAGCCATTTCAACACCAATTCACCACTTTTATCCGCGCGAAACGTACTGCAACTTCTACTGGTGCTGGTTCTTTGTACTGGTACTTTTGCTGCCTTCTCAAAATCCATCGTCAAGACTCTGCCTGGTTACGCTGGAGATCTTCCCTTCAAACTTGAGACCGG ATATGTGAGTGTGGGGGAGTGGAATGACGTGCACCTATTTTACTACTTCATAGAGTCCGAGGGAAATCCGAGAGAAGACCCTCTTATTCTTTGGCTTACTGGAGGACCTGGTTGTTCTAGTTTCAGTGGACTTATTTTTGAAATAG GACCTTTACACttcgaaaaaaaatattttgatggACAGTTTCCAAATTTAGCACTGAATCCGTTTTCATGGACAAAG GTCGCCAGCATAATATTTTTAGATGCACCGATCGGCTCTGGATTCTCCTACGCTGATAATGCGGAGAGTTACGTTGTTGATGACCTATTATATGCAACAGACACTTACAATTTTCTATTAAAG TGGCTGATGGATCACCCAACATTTTTGTCGAATGAGCTGTATATTAGCGGCGATTCATATTCCGGCTTAATCGTTCCAATCATTGTTCAGAAAATATACGATG gaAATTCCAAGGTTGGAGTACAGCGACAACTTAAGCTCCAA GGATACATACTTGGGAATCCAGTAACAAGTCAGCACGATGATAAGAATGCAAGAATTGAATATGCCCACCGACATGCACTTTTATCGGATAAACTCTACGAG TCAATAAAACACAACTGCCATGGGGAGTACGTGACTATAGATCCAGACAATGCACCATGTATAAAGGATCTCACAATGGTCACCGAG TGCCTCGCCAACCTTTTCTACGCCCAAATTCTGGAACCTAACTGTAACTATGGCTCCAACAATTCAAGTAAATTGAAGTGGGATAGAGGATTTATTGACGAGGAACCAACAGATTTCCTACTTCTACCAGCATTTCCTCAATTTTGGTGCCGA TACTATAATTATTATGTGTTGTCTGATATCTGGGCGAACGATGAAAGGGTCCGACAAGCTCTTCGCGTCCGAAAG ggaacaaaaggaaaatggaagatgTGTAATGAGTCCATGGCCTATACAGAAGTTGTCTTCTCAAGCCTCGATTACCACCGAAATCTCAGCCATACACCTCTTCGAGCTCTTGTATACAG CGGGGATCACGACATGTTAGTTCCGTATTTGGGAACCCACAAATGGATAGAGTCCTTGGGTTTAACTGTTAGCGAAGAATGGAGACCATGGTTTGTTGATGGCCAAAATGCAGG GTACACAATGAGATATGTAATGGAAACTATAGGATACCGCCTGAGGTTTGCAACTGTCAAg GGAGCAGGTCACACAGCTCCTGACTACAAGCCTAAAGAAGCTCTTGCCATGATCGAAAGGTGGCTTGCTTTTTACGATCTTTAA